The following are encoded together in the Azospirillum lipoferum 4B genome:
- the rsmB gene encoding 16S rRNA (cytosine(967)-C(5))-methyltransferase RsmB, with amino-acid sequence MTDTSLAARGVALDLLRDVLRKSVPFDDAFDAHPELAALQPRDRGFVRLLVATVLRRLGQIDEMIQASLAKPGLPKAAIHDMLRLGTAQLVFLNTPAHAAVDTAVELAAARNAAPYKGLINAVLRRIGREGAEMAARQDAGRLNTPDWLWLSWRSAYGTARTRGIVEAHLHEAPLDITVKSDPEGWAERLGATLLPTGSLRRPPGGSVIELPGFEDGEWWIQDLAASLPAKLFGDLRAKRVFDLCAAPGGKTAQLVVQGAQVTAIDRSARRLERVTENLKRLRLEAEVLAADAATWEPEEPADAVLLDAPCSATGAIRRHPDILRVKTPDDIAKLARAQSRLLARSVELVKPGGTLVYCTCSIQPEEGEAQIARLLEQDKRMERWPVTAEELGGLSEPINEAGEVRSLPGMLADLGGIDGFFIARLRRRPN; translated from the coding sequence ATGACCGACACTTCCCTCGCCGCCCGCGGCGTTGCGCTCGACTTGCTGCGCGACGTGCTGCGCAAGTCCGTTCCCTTCGACGACGCGTTCGACGCGCATCCCGAACTGGCGGCGCTGCAGCCGCGCGACCGCGGCTTCGTCCGCCTGCTGGTCGCCACCGTCCTGCGCCGGCTGGGCCAGATCGACGAGATGATCCAGGCCAGCCTCGCCAAGCCGGGCCTGCCCAAGGCGGCCATCCACGACATGCTGCGGCTGGGAACGGCGCAGCTGGTGTTCCTGAACACCCCCGCCCATGCCGCGGTCGATACCGCGGTGGAACTGGCGGCGGCGCGCAATGCCGCTCCCTACAAGGGGCTGATCAACGCCGTGCTGCGCCGCATCGGGCGCGAGGGGGCGGAGATGGCGGCGCGGCAGGATGCCGGACGGCTGAACACGCCGGACTGGCTGTGGCTGTCCTGGCGCTCCGCCTATGGCACCGCCCGCACCCGCGGCATCGTCGAGGCGCACCTGCACGAGGCGCCGCTGGACATCACGGTGAAGTCCGACCCCGAGGGCTGGGCCGAGCGGCTGGGCGCCACCCTGCTGCCGACCGGATCGCTGCGCCGCCCGCCCGGCGGATCGGTGATCGAGCTGCCCGGCTTCGAGGACGGGGAGTGGTGGATCCAGGACCTCGCCGCCTCGCTGCCGGCCAAGCTGTTCGGCGATCTTCGGGCCAAGCGGGTGTTCGACCTGTGCGCCGCCCCCGGCGGCAAGACGGCGCAGCTGGTGGTGCAGGGGGCGCAGGTCACCGCCATCGACCGCTCGGCCCGCCGTCTGGAGCGGGTGACGGAGAACCTGAAGCGCCTGCGACTGGAGGCCGAGGTGCTGGCGGCCGATGCCGCCACCTGGGAGCCGGAGGAGCCGGCCGACGCCGTGCTGCTCGATGCGCCCTGCTCGGCCACCGGCGCGATCCGGCGCCATCCCGACATCCTGCGCGTCAAGACGCCCGACGACATCGCCAAGCTGGCCCGTGCCCAGTCGCGGCTGCTCGCCCGCTCGGTCGAGCTGGTCAAGCCCGGCGGCACGCTGGTCTACTGCACCTGCTCCATCCAGCCGGAGGAAGGGGAGGCGCAGATCGCCCGCCTGCTGGAGCAGGACAAGCGGATGGAGCGCTGGCCGGTCACCGCCGAGGAACTGGGCGGCCTGTCGGAGCCGATCAACGAGGCCGGCGAGGTCCGCAGCCTTCCGGGCATGCTGGCCGATCTCGGCGGGATCGACGGCTTCTTCATCGCACGGCTGCGCCGGCGCCCAAACTAA
- a CDS encoding heparinase II/III family protein, producing MGDGNGRFRSGMARLAYGNPLYALMLGGKAPGALAVVPPDPWPGDTGNGNAILAGRMGFAGQPIMVDPNGAPNWRPQGASPGWLRAAHGFEWLRDLRAVGGDTARRRARVLVWSWLDQNGGWHAQSWAPDVLGTRLASWIGLHDFYCASADDEFRARVFESMARQLRHLLRVAPARLDGERLVGAIKGLLYGGYCLPDQDKAAREALRLLDKELPRQILPDGGHVERNPSIQMRVLRDLIDMRAVLRVAKEEVPESLQHAIDRMTPALRFFRHVDGGLALFNGGREEDPGLIDTVLAQADARGRPLKSAPHTGFERLLAGRTLVLLDTGAPPSAGLDRTAHAGTLSMEVSVNKERLIVNCGSHPSQRGPWRAALAGTSAHSTMVVADTNSSEVLEKGGLGRRPTNVSCERQESDGAMLVVASHNGYSKGFGLLHRRRVYLADNGEDLRGEDTLEPVIGATPQPQPYAIRFHLHPNVEVVPVQAQGNGSNDQVLLRLPSGNAWRMRVTGAVLEVAESVYLGSGDEPRRTRQIMMQGQCGPEGLTVKWALRRERKAA from the coding sequence ATGGGCGACGGGAACGGACGGTTTCGCAGCGGCATGGCGCGCCTTGCCTATGGGAACCCCCTCTACGCCCTGATGCTGGGCGGCAAGGCGCCGGGAGCGCTGGCGGTGGTCCCGCCCGATCCCTGGCCGGGCGACACCGGCAACGGCAACGCCATTTTGGCCGGACGCATGGGCTTCGCCGGCCAGCCCATCATGGTGGATCCCAATGGCGCGCCCAACTGGCGGCCCCAGGGCGCCAGCCCCGGCTGGCTGCGCGCCGCCCATGGCTTCGAATGGCTGCGCGACCTGCGCGCGGTCGGCGGCGACACGGCGCGGCGCCGGGCGCGGGTGCTGGTGTGGTCGTGGCTGGACCAGAATGGCGGCTGGCATGCGCAGAGCTGGGCGCCCGACGTGCTGGGCACGCGGCTGGCCAGCTGGATCGGCCTGCATGACTTCTACTGCGCCTCGGCCGATGACGAGTTCCGCGCCCGGGTGTTCGAGAGCATGGCGCGCCAGCTTCGCCACCTGCTGCGCGTGGCACCGGCCAGGCTGGACGGCGAGCGGCTGGTCGGCGCGATCAAGGGGCTGCTCTATGGCGGCTATTGCCTGCCCGACCAGGACAAGGCGGCGCGGGAGGCCCTGCGCCTGCTCGACAAGGAGCTGCCGCGCCAGATCCTGCCCGACGGCGGCCATGTGGAGCGCAACCCGTCGATCCAGATGCGGGTGCTGCGCGACCTGATCGACATGCGCGCCGTTCTGCGCGTCGCGAAGGAAGAGGTGCCGGAAAGCCTCCAGCACGCCATCGACCGCATGACGCCGGCGCTCCGCTTCTTCCGCCATGTCGATGGCGGGCTCGCCCTGTTCAACGGCGGGCGGGAGGAGGACCCGGGGCTGATCGACACGGTGCTGGCCCAGGCCGACGCCCGCGGCCGTCCGCTGAAAAGCGCGCCGCACACCGGGTTCGAGCGGCTGCTCGCCGGGCGCACCCTGGTGCTGCTCGACACCGGGGCGCCGCCGTCGGCGGGGCTGGACCGCACCGCCCATGCCGGCACCCTGTCGATGGAGGTCTCCGTCAACAAGGAGCGGCTGATCGTCAATTGCGGCAGCCACCCGTCCCAGCGCGGTCCCTGGCGCGCGGCGCTGGCCGGGACATCGGCGCATTCGACCATGGTGGTCGCCGACACCAACTCGTCGGAAGTTCTGGAGAAGGGCGGGCTGGGCCGCCGGCCGACGAATGTCAGTTGCGAGCGGCAGGAATCGGATGGCGCCATGCTGGTGGTCGCCAGCCACAACGGCTACAGCAAGGGCTTCGGCCTGCTGCACCGCCGCCGCGTCTACCTTGCCGACAATGGCGAGGACCTGCGCGGCGAGGACACGCTGGAACCGGTGATCGGCGCCACGCCGCAGCCGCAGCCCTACGCCATCCGCTTCCACCTGCATCCGAATGTCGAGGTGGTGCCGGTCCAGGCGCAGGGGAATGGAAGCAATGACCAGGTGCTTCTGCGCCTGCCCAGCGGCAATGCCTGGCGCATGCGGGTGACCGGCGCCGTGCTGGAGGTGGCGGAGAGCGTCTATCTCGGCAGCGGGGACGAGCCGCGCCGCACCCGGCAGATCATGATGCAGGGACAATGCGGACCCGAGGGCCTGACGGTGAAATGGGCCTTGCGCCGCGAGCGCAAGGCGGCGTAA
- the purH gene encoding bifunctional phosphoribosylaminoimidazolecarboxamide formyltransferase/IMP cyclohydrolase, which translates to MSPPKANHAPAPDKVRIARALISVSDKAGLVELGKALAARGVEILSTGGSAQRLAEAGVPVKEVSDHTGFPEIMDGRVKTLHPRVHGGILARRDIHADAMAQHDIPGIDLVVVNLYPFEATVAKGAAYDDCVENIDIGGPAMIRAAAKNHDFVAIVTEPSDYEAVMDELATHDGCVTLALRRKLAQRAYARTAAYDAAISTWLAGQLGETFPPRATLSGALAQTLRYGENPHQQAAFYVTGEKRPGVATAVQLQGKELSYNNLNDTDAAFELVAEFEQPAVAIIKHANPCGVAQGSNLLEAYKSALLCDPVSAFGGIIAVNRSLDAETAEEISKLFAEVVIAPDADEAARALLATKKNLRVLLTKDVPNPAEPGMMIKQLSGGFLLQNRDNGRISPAELKVVTKRAPTEQELADLLFAFRVAKHVKSNAIVYAKNGATVGVGAGQMSRVDSARIAAIKSAEAAKAAGLSEPLTKGSVVASDAFFPFADGLLAAAEAGVTAVIQPGGSIRDNDVIAAADEKGLAMVLTGMRHFRH; encoded by the coding sequence ATGAGCCCGCCCAAAGCCAACCACGCCCCCGCCCCCGACAAGGTCCGCATCGCCCGCGCCCTGATCTCCGTGTCCGACAAGGCCGGTCTGGTGGAACTGGGCAAGGCGCTCGCCGCCCGCGGCGTCGAGATCCTGTCGACCGGCGGCTCGGCCCAGCGTCTGGCCGAGGCCGGCGTGCCGGTGAAGGAGGTCTCCGACCACACCGGCTTCCCGGAGATCATGGACGGCCGCGTCAAGACGCTGCACCCGCGCGTCCATGGCGGCATCCTGGCCCGCCGCGACATCCACGCCGACGCGATGGCCCAGCACGACATCCCCGGCATCGATCTGGTGGTGGTCAACCTCTATCCGTTCGAGGCGACGGTCGCCAAGGGCGCGGCCTATGACGACTGCGTCGAGAACATCGACATCGGCGGGCCGGCGATGATCCGCGCCGCTGCCAAGAACCATGATTTCGTCGCCATCGTCACCGAGCCGTCCGATTACGAGGCGGTGATGGACGAGCTGGCGACCCATGACGGCTGCGTCACGCTGGCCCTGCGCCGCAAGCTGGCCCAGCGCGCCTATGCCCGCACCGCCGCCTATGACGCCGCCATCTCCACCTGGCTGGCCGGCCAGCTGGGCGAGACCTTCCCGCCGCGCGCCACCCTGTCGGGCGCGCTGGCCCAGACCCTGCGCTATGGCGAGAACCCGCACCAGCAGGCGGCCTTCTACGTCACCGGCGAGAAGCGTCCGGGCGTCGCCACCGCCGTGCAGCTTCAGGGCAAGGAGCTGTCCTACAACAACCTGAACGACACCGACGCCGCCTTCGAGCTGGTGGCGGAGTTCGAGCAGCCGGCCGTCGCCATCATCAAGCACGCCAACCCCTGCGGCGTGGCGCAAGGGTCCAACCTGCTGGAGGCCTACAAGTCGGCCCTGCTGTGCGACCCGGTCAGTGCTTTCGGCGGCATCATCGCCGTCAACCGCAGCCTGGACGCCGAGACGGCCGAGGAGATCTCCAAGCTGTTCGCCGAGGTGGTGATCGCCCCGGACGCCGACGAGGCCGCCCGCGCGCTGCTGGCGACCAAGAAGAACCTGCGCGTGCTGTTGACCAAGGACGTGCCGAACCCGGCCGAGCCCGGCATGATGATCAAGCAGCTGTCGGGCGGCTTCCTGCTGCAGAACCGCGACAACGGCCGCATCAGCCCGGCCGAGCTGAAGGTCGTCACCAAGCGCGCGCCGACCGAACAGGAACTGGCCGACCTGCTGTTCGCCTTCCGCGTCGCCAAGCACGTCAAGTCGAACGCCATCGTCTATGCCAAGAACGGCGCCACGGTGGGCGTCGGCGCCGGCCAGATGAGCCGCGTCGACTCTGCCCGCATCGCCGCGATCAAGTCGGCCGAAGCCGCCAAGGCCGCCGGCCTGTCGGAGCCGCTGACCAAGGGCTCGGTCGTCGCGTCGGACGCCTTCTTCCCGTTTGCCGACGGCCTGCTGGCCGCTGCCGAGGCGGGTGTGACGGCGGTGATCCAGCCGGGCGGCTCGATCCGCGACAACGACGTGATCGCCGCCGCGGACGAGAAGGGTCTGGCGATGGTGCTGACCGGAATGCGGCACTTCCGGCATTGA